One Chloroflexota bacterium DNA segment encodes these proteins:
- a CDS encoding transcriptional regulator: MRRPLTEEAVVLDETIHQATRLRIMTLLVGQPETDRLAYGFIQKTLGLTGGNLTIHLRKLEDADYLVLTKEFVGAKPRTWIQATPAGRQAFAEYLANLERALNGQLHR, encoded by the coding sequence GTGCGGCGTCCTTTGACCGAGGAGGCCGTCGTCCTCGACGAGACGATCCACCAGGCCACGCGACTGCGAATCATGACGCTGCTGGTGGGCCAGCCGGAGACGGACCGGCTCGCCTACGGCTTCATCCAGAAAACCCTGGGCCTCACCGGCGGCAACCTGACCATCCACCTGCGCAAGCTCGAGGACGCGGACTACCTGGTCCTCACGAAGGAGTTCGTAGGGGCCAAGCCGCGCACGTGGATTCAGGCGACGCCGGCGGGCCGCCAGGCCTTTGCCGAATACTTGGCCAATCTTGAGCGGGCGCTGAATGGGCAACTGCATCGCTAG
- the uvrB gene encoding excinuclease ABC subunit UvrB, with the protein MATTPRTGVPAGFRLEAPYAPAGDQPKAVAQLVDGLDSGYRCQTLLGVTGSGKTFTIANVINDLQRPALVLAHNKTLAAQLTTELAEFFPHNAVEYFVSYYDYYQPEAYVPRTDTYIEKETDINWEIDKLRLSATRSLFERRDVIIVATVSCIYGIGSPEDYGQVSLALTLGEPYDRQRLLRRLVGMQYQRNDAGFQRGRFRVRGDVVEIHPAYDDFVLRCEFFDEELERIAKIEPLTGEILEELESVTIYPARFYVTPDERLSVALGAIENELGEYAVQLDERGKVLEAARLRQRTNFDLEMLRETGMCFGIENYSRHLSGRRPGQPPWVLLDYLPDDFVLVVDESHVTLPQVRGMLAGDRSRKQSLVDYGFRMPSAFDNRPLAFEEFETYMRSAVFMSATPGPYEYEHSEQVVEQIVRPTGLVDPAIEVRPTEGQIDDLIGEINKRVRVGERVLCTTLTKRMAEDLAEYLAEIGIKVHYLHSEIDTLDRVTILSELRRGVYDVVVGINLLREGLDLPEVSLVAILDADKEGFLRADTSLIQTIGRAARHLNGRVIMYADIVTASMQRAIDETYRRRSLQVQYNAEHGITPQSVIKGLRDLTDRVEAEALPRAAEEAPAYELGFRRVDAMSRAELAAHIKQLEAKMRLAAEALEFEKAAQFRDRIRELREDLEAAKA; encoded by the coding sequence ATGGCCACCACGCCCCGCACCGGAGTCCCCGCCGGCTTCCGGCTCGAAGCGCCCTATGCGCCCGCGGGCGACCAGCCCAAAGCCGTGGCGCAACTGGTGGACGGCCTTGACTCCGGTTACCGCTGCCAGACGCTGCTCGGCGTCACCGGATCGGGCAAGACCTTCACCATCGCCAACGTTATCAACGACCTGCAGCGCCCCGCGCTGGTCCTGGCGCACAACAAGACGCTGGCTGCCCAGTTGACCACGGAGTTGGCGGAGTTCTTTCCCCACAACGCGGTCGAGTATTTCGTCAGCTACTACGACTACTACCAGCCCGAGGCCTACGTGCCGCGCACCGACACCTACATCGAGAAAGAGACCGACATCAACTGGGAGATCGACAAGCTGCGGCTTTCGGCCACGCGGTCCCTCTTCGAGCGGCGCGACGTAATCATCGTCGCCACCGTCTCGTGCATCTACGGCATCGGCTCGCCGGAGGACTACGGCCAGGTCAGCCTGGCGCTGACGTTGGGCGAGCCATACGACCGGCAACGATTGCTGCGGCGGCTGGTGGGCATGCAGTACCAACGCAACGACGCCGGCTTCCAGCGCGGACGCTTCCGCGTGCGTGGCGACGTGGTGGAGATTCACCCGGCCTATGACGACTTCGTGCTGCGCTGCGAGTTCTTTGACGAGGAGCTGGAGCGCATCGCCAAGATCGAGCCGCTCACGGGTGAGATCCTCGAGGAGCTGGAGTCGGTCACCATCTATCCGGCGCGGTTCTACGTCACCCCGGACGAGCGTCTCAGCGTCGCCCTCGGCGCCATCGAGAACGAGCTTGGGGAGTACGCGGTGCAGCTGGACGAGCGCGGCAAGGTGCTGGAAGCGGCCCGGCTGCGCCAGCGCACCAACTTCGACCTGGAGATGCTGCGCGAGACGGGCATGTGCTTTGGGATCGAGAACTACAGCCGTCACCTGAGCGGCAGGCGCCCCGGTCAGCCGCCGTGGGTGCTGCTGGACTATCTCCCGGACGACTTCGTGCTGGTCGTCGACGAGTCGCACGTCACCCTGCCGCAAGTGCGCGGCATGCTCGCGGGCGATCGCAGCCGCAAACAATCGCTGGTCGACTACGGCTTTCGGATGCCCTCGGCGTTCGACAACCGCCCGCTGGCCTTCGAGGAGTTCGAGACCTACATGCGGTCCGCCGTCTTCATGTCGGCCACGCCCGGTCCCTATGAGTACGAGCACAGCGAGCAAGTCGTGGAGCAGATCGTGCGGCCCACCGGGCTGGTCGATCCGGCGATCGAGGTGCGGCCCACCGAGGGGCAGATCGACGACCTGATCGGCGAGATCAACAAGCGCGTGCGGGTCGGCGAGCGCGTGCTGTGCACCACGCTCACCAAGCGCATGGCCGAGGACCTGGCCGAGTACCTGGCGGAGATCGGCATCAAGGTGCACTACCTGCACTCGGAGATCGACACGCTGGACCGGGTCACGATCCTCAGCGAGCTGCGGCGCGGGGTCTACGACGTGGTGGTGGGGATCAACCTGCTGCGCGAGGGGCTCGACCTGCCCGAGGTGTCGCTGGTGGCGATCCTGGACGCCGACAAAGAGGGCTTTCTGCGCGCCGATACGTCGCTGATCCAGACCATCGGCCGCGCCGCGCGGCATCTGAACGGGCGCGTGATCATGTACGCCGACATCGTGACGGCGAGCATGCAGCGGGCCATCGACGAGACCTATCGCCGCCGCAGCTTGCAGGTTCAATACAACGCCGAGCACGGCATCACGCCGCAGTCGGTGATCAAGGGGCTGCGCGACCTCACCGACCGGGTAGAGGCCGAGGCCCTGCCACGCGCCGCCGAGGAGGCGCCGGCCTACGAGCTGGGCTTCCGCCGCGTGGACGCCATGAGCCGGGCGGAGCTGGCCGCGCACATCAAGCAACTCGAAGCCAAGATGCGCCTGGCCGCCGAGGCGCTCGAGTTCGAGAAGGCCGCCCAGTTCCGCGACCGCATCCGCGAGCTCCGCGAGGACCTGGAAGCGGCGAAGGCCTGA
- a CDS encoding DNA adenine methylase → MPEVDFPHSPIPAANVASVPQRSPLRYPGGKTWLVPHIRAWLGGLDPKPTLLIEPFGGGAIVSLTAVMEGLVERCLLAELDPDVAAFWKAALHHGAELCERIREFEPTREAVESLAQTQPDEPLERGFRTLVLNRTRRGGILAPGASLSRAGESGKGLASRWYPETIVSRLERIGAHADRIDFRETDGMRLLEEFAGMPDSVVFADPPYSAGGKRAGRRLYTHFEIDHPRLFQLLADAAPEFMLTYDHAPEIADLVRRHGFHAVQVTMKNTHHDRIGELVIRRGLDRGVRHRRAGTARRACVAVA, encoded by the coding sequence GTGCCCGAGGTCGACTTCCCGCACTCGCCGATTCCCGCCGCCAACGTGGCGTCGGTGCCCCAGCGCAGCCCGCTGCGCTATCCCGGCGGCAAGACCTGGCTGGTGCCGCATATCCGCGCCTGGCTCGGGGGACTGGACCCAAAGCCAACGCTGCTGATCGAGCCGTTCGGCGGCGGGGCCATCGTCTCGCTGACGGCGGTGATGGAGGGCCTGGTCGAGCGCTGCCTGTTGGCCGAGCTTGACCCGGACGTGGCGGCCTTCTGGAAGGCCGCGCTGCACCACGGTGCCGAGCTATGCGAGCGGATCCGAGAGTTCGAGCCCACGCGCGAGGCCGTCGAATCCCTGGCGCAGACCCAGCCGGACGAGCCGTTGGAACGGGGCTTCCGCACGCTGGTGCTCAACCGCACCCGCCGCGGCGGCATCTTGGCTCCCGGTGCGTCGCTCAGCCGCGCCGGCGAGAGCGGCAAGGGGCTGGCGTCCCGCTGGTATCCGGAAACCATAGTGTCGCGCCTGGAGCGGATCGGCGCGCACGCGGACCGGATCGACTTTCGCGAGACCGACGGCATGCGGCTGCTCGAAGAGTTCGCGGGGATGCCGGACTCGGTGGTCTTCGCCGACCCGCCCTACTCCGCCGGCGGCAAGCGGGCCGGACGACGGCTCTATACGCATTTCGAGATCGATCATCCCCGACTGTTCCAATTGCTGGCCGACGCCGCGCCCGAGTTCATGCTCACCTACGACCACGCGCCCGAGATCGCGGACCTTGTCCGCCGCCACGGATTCCACGCCGTCCAGGTGACGATGAAGAACACGCACCATGACCGGATCGGGGAGCTGGTGATAAGGCGAGGGCTCGATCGCGGCGTTCGACACCGACGCGCCGGCACGGCCCGGCGCGCCTGCGTCGCCGTCGCTTAG